The sequence TTCCGCCCCCAGGTCGAGTAGCCGGCGCGCGATGATGTTGCGTTGTATTTCCGCGGTGCCGCCGTAAATGGTTGCGGCGCGGGAATACAGGAATTCCGTGCGCCACTCGTTCTCGCCGAGTTCGAGCACCCCGGGGAGCAGGTCTCGGGCGGTGTCGAACAGTCGCTGTTCGGCGGTGGCCAGCAATACCTTGTCGATGGAGGTCTCCGGGCCGAGCTGGGCACCGTTTGCCAGTCGCTGCTGGGTGGCGTGGGAGCGACACCGAGCGGTGTGGAGCGCAAGGTATGCCGCACCGAGATCGCCGTCGTCCGACGTCGCGGTATTCGATTCCGTCAGCAATCGATCGAGACGGGTGAACAGATAGGCGATTCGGTGCCAGAAGCAGGTGGACCGTTCGTGAGGGAGTAGGTCCATGGCCACCCGCCATCCGTCGCCCGGGCGGCCGAGCATGCGATCCTCGGGAACGACCACATCGTCGAAGTACACCTCTGCGAACTCGTCGACGCCGTGCATCGTGCGCAACGGCCTGACGGTGATGCCTGGTGTGTTCATGTCGACGAAGAAGGCGGTGATACCGCCATGGCCCGGCGCGGTGCGGGTGAGTAGGACACAGCGGGTGGAGTACTGGGCGAGGCTCGTCCAGACCTTTTGCCCGTTGATCACCCATGTGTCGTCACCGCGGGGATCCGCGCGGGTGGTCAGCGAAGCGAGGTCGCTTCCCGAACCGGGTTCGGAAAAGCCCTGGCACCACTGCTCGCGGCCGCTGAGGAGTAGCGGCACCATCTCGGCCGCCAACTCCGGGCGGGCGTACGAGATCATGGTCGGAGCGAGTACTTCGATCATCGAATAGATTCCGGGCTCGGCCAGGTCGCGGGTCGCCACTTCCTCGCCGAGGACGGCGCGAAGCACCGCGGGCCCGCCTACACCGCCGACCTCGGTGGGCCAGCCGTAGCGCATCCAACCGGCGTCGTAGAGGGCGCCACGCACCCGGGCCAACTGCGCGACCTGTCCGTCGAGCGAATGATCGGGCCCGGCGGACAGGTCGTTGTCTTCGAGCCAGCCGCGCAGACCTGCCCGAAATTCTGTGACGTTCATGCGCCAGGACGTTCGAAGGCGTGCGGGCGCCCCGAATCATGCGCTCCGCTACGGCGAATGAACGTCATGGCCCGTGTCCGAAGCCGCCAGCCGTCGGTGGTCCGGGCATAGGTGTCGTTGTAGTACCCGATTCGCATGTCGTGCGTCGCCTCGTCGACGAAGCACAGTGGCTGTGTCCCGGTTGCCGTGTCGCCGGACAACTCGATGAGGGGCGTACCGGTCATGAACAGACCCTTGGGTGCGGCAGCAACCAGTTCGGGGAACTGGTCGAGGGGAAATGCGTCACCGAAGGCGCTGTAGGTGCCGTCAGCAGTGAAGACACCGATCACCCCCTCGACGTCGCCCTTGGTCATGTTCACCGCATAGCGGGCGAGCAACTGCTGAATTTCCATCAGGTCGTCATTTGTTGACATAGACCTTGCCGCCTTTCATGACGAACCGCACATTCTGGGTCACGGTGATGTCGTCCACCGGGTCACCGGGAACACCGATGATGTCGGCCAGCAGGCCCTCCGCGAGCCGTCCCCGGTCGGTCACGTCGATCAGATCGGCGGCGGTGGTGGTCGCTGCCTGCAGCACCGACAAGGGTGGCATACCTCGCTCCACGAGGGCGACGAGTTCGTCGGCGTTCTTGCCGTGGGGAATCGCGGGTGCATCGGTGCCGACGGCGATCTTCACGCCTGCCTTATATGCCGCAAGAACCGAAGTGCGTGCGCGGGGGAACATCTCGGCTGCCTTGGCTTGCAGATCGGCAGGGGCATGCGAGACGTCCATGGCATCCGCGAGCCGGGTGGTGGGCACCAGGTAGGTACCGCGCTCGACCATGAGGTCGATGGCATCGTCGTCGATGAGGAAGCCGTGCTCGATGCAATCGATGCCTGCTTCCACCGCCGCGCGTACCGCATCCGCGCCGTGTGTGTGCGACGCGACGCGCAACCCGCGCCGATGAGCCTCGTCCACGATGGCCCGTAGTTCCTCATCCGAATAGTGCTGCGCACCTGGAAGTCCGGTATGTGACATGACCCCGCCCGAGACGCACACCTTGATCAGCTGTGCGCCGTGTTTGATCTGATAGCGGACGGCCTTGCGTACCTCGTCGACCCCGTTGGCGATCCCTTCCTCGATGGTGAGGTCCAGAACACCGGGGGCGAACGCCGCGAACATCGTGGGGTCGAGATGTCCACCGGTGGGGGTGATCGCGTGTCCGGCCGGCACGATCCGGGGACCGTCCACCCAGCCGGCGTCGATCGCCTTGCCGAGCGCGACGTCGAGTAGGTAACCGCCCGTCTTGACGAAGAGTCCCAAATTGCGGACGGTGGTGAAACCGGCGTGCAGCGTGCGGCGGGCATTGCCCACCGCACGCAGCATGCGCAGCGGAGGATCGTCCTGCACGGTGGAGTACACGGGCTTCTCTCCCCGCCCACCCATCAGGAGGTTGACCTCCATGTCCATGAAGCCGGGAAGGAGGATCAGGTCGCCGAGATCCAGTACCTCCCCTTCCGCGTGGTCGCCGGCATTGCCGGCGTCAGAGCCGACACCGACAATGCGATCGTCCTCGATGTGGAGGATGCCGGGTCGGATGATCTCGCCGGAATCGATGTCGAGTAGCCCGGCCGCCTTCAGTGTCAGCATGATGTCAGACCACCGGTTCCTTGATGAGATCGACCCACGCCGCGCCGCTGTCGGGCACCCGGGCCTGCTTCCACACCTCGATCGGGAACGACACCATGACGAGCGACTGCATCAGGTGCACGAGGGAGCGGGCGTCGTCGGGCAGGTCGTCGAAGTCGAACTTGTCGCAATACGTGATCGCGTCTTCGAGGCGGCCGAACGCGGCGTCGTAGAACTCCTGCATCTCGGGCATGGTGGAGGCGAGGCGTTTTGCATAACGCTCGGGTTCGGTCTGCAGGGCCCAGCCGGCGTACGGCTCGAGGTCGACGAACTCAGTTGGCAGAGCCATCACGGTACTCCTTGACGTAATCTTTGACGGTCTTGTGAAGGTGGCGGAGAAGAACTTCCTGATCGCAGAGCGGGAAGTCGGTGACGGTGCCGGTGGCAAGCATCGACTGGGTTGCCTCGAGGGTGTTGGCATCCTGGAGTGCGTACTCCTTGAAAGTCACCGCAGCCAGCTCCTGCGCGAGGCGTTCGCGCGTGTTCTTCGGGGGAACGAAGTAGAGGTTCGCCTCGAAGGTGTGGCGACCGACCTCTGTCGGCCAGTACTGGTACGTGAGGTACCAGCCCGGTGCCCAGAACAGGAGCGAGAAGTTGGGGAAGATTTCGAATTCGTCGATGCCCCAGGGCTTTGCGCCGGCGGGGTTGATGCCGCGCGGCAACGGATCGAGCCCCTCGATGTCCGGACGATCCCACGGACCGAAGAGACCACTGCGCAGGACTCGCTCGATCGGCTTGACCATGTTGAGATCCTTCGGCGGCGACATGCCACCCCAGGAGGAGATCATCGAGTGGGGAGTCTGCAGCTCGTAGTGCAGTGCCTCGAAGCCGTAGCCGATGAGCTTGTCGGCCTCGTCCTTGGTTGCCTGCTTCTGGTGGAGCACAGGCGCGTGGTAGAACTCGGCGAACGCGTCGATGAACAGCTTCCAGTTACTCGCGATGTCGGAGCGGTAGCTGTAGACCTCGGTCATCTCGTGGAAGGGGTAACCCTTGAGGCTCTGGCCGTAGTCGCCGAGGTATTCCTCCAGTGATACTGCTTCGGGATCGAGGTTGACGAAGATGAAGCCTTCCCAGACCTCGCAGCGCACGTCCTTGAGGCCGTAGTTGCTCTTGTCCAGGTCGAAGAACTCGCCCTCCTGCTGAACGAACGTGAGCTCGCCTTCGAGGCTGTAGCGCCACGCGTGGTACTTGCAGGTGAACTGACGGCAGGTGCCGGACGTTTCTTCCTGCGGGAAGTCGTTCCACACCAGCTTGTTACCGCGGTGGCGGCAGACGTTGTGGAAGGCGCGAATCGTGCCGTCGGCCCCCTTGACGATGATCAGTGAGGTGTCGGCAGCCTTCAGTTCTCTGGTGAAGTAACCACCGGTCTTCGGCACCTGTTCGACGCGCCCGACCAGCAGCCAGGTGCGCTTGAAGATTGCGACCCGCTCGTCTTCGTAGAACTGGGGATCAGTGGAGTCGGTGTAATCGACCGGCTCGGTACCCAGTTGGGGGAAACTCTCTGTCCAGCTTCCCGCAGCTGGTTTCGTGAAGTGGGGCACGGGTCTACCTTTCCTGTTCGAGCTCTATGCCGAATGTGTTGAAAGCCATGGCCATCATGGTGTAGCCGCCGATCGTGAAGACCAGGTCCATTTGCTGCCGTTCATCGAGACGTTCACCGAGAGCGGCCCAGGTCCGATCCGACAGGCGGGACGTCTCGTCGAGTTCGTCCACGGCCGCGAGCAACTTCTGCTCGAAGTCGTCGGCGGCTTCGCCGCGCTGCGCGGAGGCGATCTCGTCCGCGGACAGTCCTACTTCTCTGCCGAGTTCCGTGTGGTGTGTCAGCTCGTACGTGCAGTCGCGGCGATACGCGACCCGCAGGATTGCCAGCTCGCGCAGGCGTGCGGGCAGGGTCGACCGGTACAGCAGGTGAACGCTGAAGCCGAGAAATGCCTTTGTCAGGTCAGGGTGGCGAGCGAGTGTCGCCAACGCTGTGCCCGCCCCTTCCGGATTCTGCCGTTCCCTGGGAAGCATCCCGGCGAAGGCGAATCGTGCTTTGTCGTCCCAGCGGTCTGCGGGCAGCGGGGGCAGTAAGGGCATTCGTAACCTCCTCTCGATGAGAATAACATTCTCAAATATGAGCACTAGGTTTCCATGGGTTGCTCCGATAGTCAATCTCTGCGGTAAAAAGTGTCGTCCACCGCGGTCAACGGCACCCCTCGCCGAGGGGCGGGCAGTGCGATCCCGGCTGACGTGACCGCCCGGCCGGCAGCCTCCTCCTCGGGTGCATCCGATTCTGTATAGCTTGATTCTCTGTAATGGAGAGGATAGTTTCCAACTAGTAAGAGAGCGACCATCGTGGGGTGTCCCCGTCGGAAAGCGGAGACGCCCGGTGATGCTTCCGCTTCACATCTGCGGTCCCCATGTCCTCGACCTGCCCGCTGACCGCTTCGTCGAAAGGGAGATTCATCGTGACCACATCAGCACCGCTGCGTCCCGGTGAGCAGCTCGCCAGTGCCGTCTGCTCCACTCGAGTGATCGTCGTGCGCGCCCCGGCCGAGGGTGCACCGCTCATCGCCTGCGGTGGCACACCGATGGTCCCCGCTACCGGCGGTCGGCCTTCCACAGCCGGAATGACCGATCCCCGCACACTCCTCGGCAAACGCTATGTCGATGCGAGCGAAACCCTCGAGGTGCTCTGCACGTCCCCCGGCGTGGGAGAGCTGAGCTGTGACGGCGTCCCCATGACCATCAAGGCCGCAAAAGCCCTTCCCGCCTCCGACTGAGCGGAAACGGTCAGGGCACGCAGAGACGTGTCCGACGGTCCCGTCGGCGGCCGGCTGAAATGAGAGAGAGCAGAGTGATGGCTGTGCCCGGTGGCATGAGTTTCGAGCTGACCGAGGATCAGGAACTGATCCGGAAATCGGTCGGCGAGTTGGTGAAACGGTTCGACGACCAGTACTGGATGGAAAAGGACCGCGCACACGAATTCCCCACGGAGTTCTACGACGCCATCGCGGACGGTGGATGGCTGGGAATGACGATGCCGCAGGAGTACGGCGGGCACGGGCTCGGCATCACCGAGGCAACCTTGCTGCTCGAGGAAGTCGCCCGATCAGGCGGTGGTATGAACGCCGCGAGCTCCATTCATCTGTCGATCTTCGGAATGCACCCAGTTGTGGTGCACGGATCCGAAGAACTCAAGCAGCGGACGTTACCGCGCATCGCTTCCGGCGACCTCCAC comes from Rhodococcus oxybenzonivorans and encodes:
- a CDS encoding acyl-CoA dehydrogenase family protein, which translates into the protein MNVTEFRAGLRGWLEDNDLSAGPDHSLDGQVAQLARVRGALYDAGWMRYGWPTEVGGVGGPAVLRAVLGEEVATRDLAEPGIYSMIEVLAPTMISYARPELAAEMVPLLLSGREQWCQGFSEPGSGSDLASLTTRADPRGDDTWVINGQKVWTSLAQYSTRCVLLTRTAPGHGGITAFFVDMNTPGITVRPLRTMHGVDEFAEVYFDDVVVPEDRMLGRPGDGWRVAMDLLPHERSTCFWHRIAYLFTRLDRLLTESNTATSDDGDLGAAYLALHTARCRSHATQQRLANGAQLGPETSIDKVLLATAEQRLFDTARDLLPGVLELGENEWRTEFLYSRAATIYGGTAEIQRNIIARRLLDLGAE
- a CDS encoding nuclear transport factor 2 family protein, which produces MSTNDDLMEIQQLLARYAVNMTKGDVEGVIGVFTADGTYSAFGDAFPLDQFPELVAAAPKGLFMTGTPLIELSGDTATGTQPLCFVDEATHDMRIGYYNDTYARTTDGWRLRTRAMTFIRRSGAHDSGRPHAFERPGA
- a CDS encoding metal-dependent hydrolase family protein, giving the protein MLTLKAAGLLDIDSGEIIRPGILHIEDDRIVGVGSDAGNAGDHAEGEVLDLGDLILLPGFMDMEVNLLMGGRGEKPVYSTVQDDPPLRMLRAVGNARRTLHAGFTTVRNLGLFVKTGGYLLDVALGKAIDAGWVDGPRIVPAGHAITPTGGHLDPTMFAAFAPGVLDLTIEEGIANGVDEVRKAVRYQIKHGAQLIKVCVSGGVMSHTGLPGAQHYSDEELRAIVDEAHRRGLRVASHTHGADAVRAAVEAGIDCIEHGFLIDDDAIDLMVERGTYLVPTTRLADAMDVSHAPADLQAKAAEMFPRARTSVLAAYKAGVKIAVGTDAPAIPHGKNADELVALVERGMPPLSVLQAATTTAADLIDVTDRGRLAEGLLADIIGVPGDPVDDITVTQNVRFVMKGGKVYVNK
- a CDS encoding aromatic ring-hydroxylating oxygenase subunit alpha codes for the protein MPHFTKPAAGSWTESFPQLGTEPVDYTDSTDPQFYEDERVAIFKRTWLLVGRVEQVPKTGGYFTRELKAADTSLIIVKGADGTIRAFHNVCRHRGNKLVWNDFPQEETSGTCRQFTCKYHAWRYSLEGELTFVQQEGEFFDLDKSNYGLKDVRCEVWEGFIFVNLDPEAVSLEEYLGDYGQSLKGYPFHEMTEVYSYRSDIASNWKLFIDAFAEFYHAPVLHQKQATKDEADKLIGYGFEALHYELQTPHSMISSWGGMSPPKDLNMVKPIERVLRSGLFGPWDRPDIEGLDPLPRGINPAGAKPWGIDEFEIFPNFSLLFWAPGWYLTYQYWPTEVGRHTFEANLYFVPPKNTRERLAQELAAVTFKEYALQDANTLEATQSMLATGTVTDFPLCDQEVLLRHLHKTVKDYVKEYRDGSAN
- a CDS encoding carboxymuconolactone decarboxylase family protein, with the protein product MPLLPPLPADRWDDKARFAFAGMLPRERQNPEGAGTALATLARHPDLTKAFLGFSVHLLYRSTLPARLRELAILRVAYRRDCTYELTHHTELGREVGLSADEIASAQRGEAADDFEQKLLAAVDELDETSRLSDRTWAALGERLDERQQMDLVFTIGGYTMMAMAFNTFGIELEQER